The following are encoded together in the Candidatus Krumholzibacteriia bacterium genome:
- a CDS encoding BamA/TamA family outer membrane protein: MIQRTCNVVLLTLVVASVAVDASAQYFGRNKVTWEQFDFEVIHTEHFDIYHYPESAASVHDFGRMAERWYARHSDLLDHEFAERKPIVLYADDTDFQQTNVISGTIGQGTGGVTESFKNRIVMPLTASYAETDHVLGHELVHVFQYDMIERATGRLQGLRNIPLWFVEGMSEYLSIGPVDAHTALWLRDAVLRDELPDLDDLARDPRYFPYRFGHAVWSYVASRGGDDAVRAFFVTSLRDGVEVGIESVLGVDPETFVENWHRSLREVYGDTGARRSLEPQNAREVVARIPDEQEINVGPEPSPDGRMVAFFSERDLFSIELFLADAETGEIVRSLTEVTSNPHLRALRFIDSAGAWSPDGDRFAFVVYHEGRNELSIVDGESGEEQRRLRIEGVDAIASPDWSPDGRRVVVSGLSGGASDLYVIEVESGAVQQLTDDRYAALQPTWAPGGDRVAFVTDRGGETDMVDLVFDETGIGLLWVDDPSRVEVHRPLGPDADHTDPALTDDGRLLVRGIRHGFQDLYLVDFDTGVVERKTHLATGVHAISPMSPSMGLARGSGTIFYDVFEAGGYSIWAQDLGVTVSSDGEASDVAVIPDWQRTDEGPVERGLRDTTRGLPPADRAFGHSDYRPSLSLDWIGSSGAGVAVDRFGTRLSGGVAARFSDMLGRHQLSMAAQIDGGIADTGAQVTYTDVGRRWNWGASVSHIPYRTYVYRQRTDTVDGPEGGEQTVGVLERERLRTTVERAEGFLSYPFSRTRRVELGGGVAYYHFDSRIEQLVLDQQGRVLGQRSFDADDPAGLTLVQPSVALVEDTSFFGFTSPVMGTRLRLEYGPTFGSVRFHTVLADARHYEQPFEPSTVAVRLMHYGRYGDDAEDDRFSSLYLGYPTLVRGYDAGDFGSEDCPDGECPEFDRLVGSRIGVVNVEWRLQLFGSDRYGVIDGGPLPTEISLFFDGGVAWTKSDTPVIAWETDTRDRVPVFSAGVAARVALFGALPLEFHLAHPFQRDDVGLDFGFVIAPGW, translated from the coding sequence AGGTGATCCATACCGAGCACTTCGACATCTACCACTACCCCGAATCGGCCGCATCGGTGCACGACTTCGGCCGCATGGCCGAACGCTGGTACGCGCGGCACTCCGACCTGCTCGACCACGAGTTCGCCGAACGCAAGCCGATCGTCCTGTACGCCGACGACACCGACTTCCAGCAGACGAACGTGATCTCGGGCACGATCGGCCAGGGCACGGGCGGAGTGACCGAGAGCTTCAAGAATCGCATCGTGATGCCGCTGACCGCTTCGTACGCCGAGACCGATCACGTTCTCGGCCACGAACTGGTCCACGTCTTCCAGTACGACATGATCGAGCGGGCCACCGGCCGCCTGCAGGGTCTGCGCAACATTCCCCTGTGGTTCGTCGAGGGCATGTCGGAGTACCTGTCGATCGGACCCGTCGACGCACACACGGCGCTGTGGCTGCGCGACGCGGTGTTGCGTGACGAGCTTCCCGACCTCGACGACCTGGCGCGCGATCCGCGCTACTTCCCCTATCGATTCGGGCACGCGGTGTGGTCGTACGTGGCGTCGCGGGGCGGTGACGACGCCGTCCGCGCCTTCTTCGTGACCAGTCTGCGCGACGGCGTCGAGGTGGGGATCGAGAGCGTTCTCGGGGTGGATCCCGAGACCTTCGTCGAGAACTGGCACCGGTCGCTGCGGGAGGTCTACGGCGACACCGGCGCCCGGCGCTCGCTCGAGCCGCAGAACGCCCGCGAGGTCGTCGCGCGGATCCCCGACGAGCAGGAGATCAACGTGGGCCCCGAGCCGAGTCCCGACGGCCGGATGGTGGCCTTCTTCAGCGAGCGCGACCTGTTCAGCATCGAGCTCTTCCTGGCCGACGCCGAGACGGGCGAGATCGTTCGCAGCCTGACCGAGGTGACGTCGAATCCGCATCTGCGCGCGCTGCGCTTCATCGACTCGGCCGGGGCGTGGTCTCCCGACGGCGACCGTTTCGCCTTCGTGGTCTACCACGAGGGACGCAACGAGCTGTCGATCGTCGACGGAGAGAGCGGCGAGGAGCAACGGCGTCTGCGGATCGAGGGTGTCGACGCGATCGCGTCGCCCGACTGGTCTCCCGACGGCCGCCGCGTGGTCGTCAGCGGCCTGAGCGGAGGGGCCAGCGATCTGTACGTGATCGAGGTCGAATCCGGAGCGGTGCAGCAGCTGACCGATGATCGCTACGCAGCCCTGCAACCGACGTGGGCGCCCGGTGGCGACCGTGTCGCCTTCGTCACCGACCGCGGCGGGGAGACCGACATGGTGGACCTGGTGTTCGACGAGACCGGCATCGGTCTCCTGTGGGTCGACGATCCTTCCCGGGTCGAGGTCCACCGGCCGCTCGGACCCGACGCCGACCACACCGATCCCGCGCTCACCGACGACGGCCGGCTGCTGGTGCGCGGCATCCGCCACGGTTTCCAGGACCTCTACCTCGTCGACTTCGACACCGGCGTGGTCGAGCGCAAGACCCACCTCGCGACGGGCGTGCACGCGATCAGCCCGATGTCGCCGTCCATGGGCCTGGCACGCGGATCGGGAACGATCTTCTACGACGTGTTCGAGGCCGGGGGTTACTCGATCTGGGCGCAGGACCTCGGGGTCACGGTGTCGTCCGACGGCGAAGCATCGGACGTGGCGGTGATCCCCGACTGGCAGCGCACCGACGAGGGTCCCGTGGAACGCGGACTGCGCGACACCACCCGTGGGTTGCCGCCGGCCGACCGGGCCTTCGGCCACAGCGACTACCGACCGTCGCTCTCGCTCGACTGGATCGGATCGAGTGGCGCGGGCGTGGCGGTCGATCGGTTCGGCACCCGGCTGAGCGGGGGGGTCGCCGCACGGTTCAGCGACATGCTCGGGCGCCACCAGCTGAGCATGGCCGCCCAGATCGACGGAGGCATCGCGGACACGGGGGCGCAGGTCACCTACACGGACGTGGGCCGCCGCTGGAACTGGGGTGCGAGCGTGAGCCACATCCCCTACCGCACGTACGTCTACCGCCAGCGGACCGACACGGTCGACGGACCCGAGGGCGGGGAGCAGACCGTGGGCGTGCTCGAGCGCGAGCGTCTGCGCACGACCGTCGAGCGCGCCGAGGGATTCCTGAGCTATCCCTTCTCGAGGACGCGCCGGGTCGAACTCGGGGGCGGGGTCGCCTACTACCACTTCGACAGTCGGATCGAGCAACTGGTCCTCGACCAGCAGGGCCGGGTGCTCGGTCAGCGCAGTTTCGACGCCGACGATCCCGCCGGGCTGACCCTCGTGCAGCCCTCGGTGGCGCTGGTCGAGGACACATCGTTCTTCGGGTTCACCAGCCCGGTCATGGGCACGCGCCTGCGGCTGGAGTACGGGCCGACCTTCGGCTCGGTGCGCTTCCACACGGTGCTCGCCGATGCGCGGCACTACGAGCAGCCCTTCGAGCCGTCGACCGTTGCCGTGCGGTTGATGCACTACGGACGCTACGGCGACGACGCCGAGGACGATCGATTCAGCAGCCTGTACCTCGGCTACCCCACGCTGGTGCGGGGCTACGATGCCGGGGACTTCGGCTCGGAGGACTGCCCCGACGGCGAGTGCCCGGAGTTCGACCGGCTGGTCGGATCGCGGATCGGGGTGGTGAACGTCGAGTGGCGGCTGCAGCTGTTCGGCAGCGATCGCTACGGCGTGATCGACGGCGGGCCCCTGCCCACCGAGATCAGCCTGTTCTTCGACGGCGGAGTGGCGTGGACGAAGAGCGACACGCCGGTGATCGCCTGGGAGACCGACACCCGTGACCGCGTGCCCGTCTTCAGCGCCGGTGTCGCCGCGCGGGTCGCGCTCTTCGGCGCGCTGCCGCTGGAGTTCCACCTGGCCCACCCCTTCCAGCGCGACGACGTGGGCCTGGACTTCGGGTTCGTGATCGCACCGGGCTGGTAG